CGCCGGGAGCGCCCGGACGCGCACCGTCGGGACGGTGGGCCGTACCGGGCAGACGGGTCACCGTCGCGCCGGTACCGATCGTCGGCGGGAGCGGGGCATCACGGTCGCGCGGGTTCCGAGACGTCACGCCGTGCAGTCTTCCCCGTGCACGGGCGTTCTGTCACATCGAGTTCGGCGAGTCTGTGGGGAGCCGGGGCGCCGAAGGCCGCAAGAGCGGGCAACCACCCGCAAACCGGGCCGTCGGATGGTGAACATGGCATGTATGTGACATGACAGGAGTACGACGGCCGGGCTGCCCACCGACCGGCGCGGCCCGCCGTGGGGAGCGCCGGGCCGTGGCGAGTGCCGGGCCGTGGCAAGCGCCCGGGCCCTCGGGAGCCGTCTGCGGGGCTCGGCGGCCGGCCGCCGGGGCCGTTCAGAGCAGCGGCGTGAGAAAGCGGCGCAGGCTCTCCTCGTAGCCGGCCGGGTTCGCGTTCCACAGGGCGGCGTGTTCGGCCCCGGGCACCGGCCGCAGGGTGACCAGGTCCGCCCGCCGGTTCCCGAGGCGTTCGGCGGCGGCCCAGGGGGCGACCGCGTCCTCCGTGCCGTGCAGCAGCAGGGTGGGCACCTGGAGGTCGGTGCCCTGGGCCAGCCGGGCGAAGTCCGCGAGGTCCACCTTGGAGCGCCCTTCGGCGGCCAGCGCGCCCAGCCCGGCGAGCGGGGCGCTGACGCCCGCTCCGGTCGCCTCCCGGCGGATGGTGGCCGGCAGGTCCAGCACCGGCGAGTCCAGGATCAGCCCGCTGACCGCGGAGGCCCAGGCGGAGCGGGCCGCCGTCTGCAGGGCCATGGTGGCGCCCAGCGACCACCCGTAGAGGACGACCCGGCCCGCGCCGCTGTCGAGGGCGAGGCGGATCGCGGCCTCGACGTCGCGCCACTCCGTGTCGCCGAAGTGGCCGAGCCCGTCGGGCGAGGCCGGCGCGTCCTCGTCCCCCCGGTAGGTGACCGAGAGCACCGGCAGCGCGAGCCGGTGCAGCAGCGGTACCGCGCAGAGCGTCTGCTGCCGGTCGGCGCCCGGCCCGTGCACCAGCAGCACCCAGGTGCCCCGCCTGCCGTCCACGTACCAGGCGGGCAGCGGACCGGACTCGCCCTCGGACGCGGTCTCGATGAAGGGCAGCCCGAGCGCGCGCTCCGGGTCGCCCAGGTACACCCGGGGGGTGAGCCGGACGGCCGTGCCGATGTCCAGCGTGCCGTTGTCGGCGCGCTCCAGCCGACGGGTGACGCCCTGCCGGTCGCTCTGCAGGACCTCGCCGACGACCGCGTGCCCCCCGCCGCCCCACTCCAGGGCGTAGCGGCCGGGGCGGGTGGTCTGCGGGGTGGGGGTGAGCACGACGCGTCCGGCGGCCAGGCCCAGCACCCTCACCTGCGCCGCGCCCTTTGCGCCCTTCGCCGCGGCGGCGCGGGGATGTACCGCGCGCTCCGACACCCTGCGTCCGAGTGCCAGGACGGCGATGCCCGTCCCGGCCGCGGCGGCCGCCACGACGGCCGCGGTTCCCCAGCGCATATCCCACTCCCCGCTCTGCTGCCTGCTGCTGTGCCGCGGCGCCGGCCGAGGCCCGGATGCATACGCACACCAGTCCACGCGCCGCGCGGGCGGACGGCCACCGGTGCGGGGCCGTCCGGGGCACGCCGGGCGGCGCCCGAAGGGGGCCCGGGCCGGCCGGGCCGAGCGGGGCCGAGCCGAGCGGGCCCGCGGAGCAAGGGACCCGCGGAGCAAGGGCGCAGGGGACAGGGCGCAGGGGACAGGGGGCAGGGGCAGGGGGCAGGGGGCACGGGCAGGGGGCGGGGCGCAGGGCGCAGGGCGCGGGAGGACGGTCAGACCGGTATGTCGGTGGGGCGCAGTGCCATCAGCTCCCAGAACCGCTCGTCGAGCGGACGGCTCTGCGGGGCCGGCTCGGGCCCGCTCCGGGCACTGGAGCTCCAGCTGCCGGCGCCCCAGTGCCCGGTCACCCGGTACTCCTCCTGCAGTTGCGCCAGGACGGCGCCCAGAGTCTGCGCGGGCACCGGCACCATCCGCCCGATCGCCTTCACCTGCGCCTGCCACCGCCCGTCGACCCCGCGCCGCAGCCGCCGGTCGAGCTCCTCCCCGCGCCCGAGCACCGCCACCACGTCCCGCAGCGTCAGCCCCAGTACCTGGGCCAGGGCGTAGGTCCGGTCCTCGTCGCCGCCCCACTGGCCGCCGTCCTCGACCGCCTGGTAGGCCCGGGGCGCCACCCCGATCCGGCGGGCCGCCTCCTCCCGGCTCAGCTCGCGGGCCAGCCGGAAGTCGCGCAGACAGGCCGGGCGGGTGCCCATCAGCTGGACGGGCGGGCACCACAGCGCCCGGGCCAGGGCGATGAACTCGTCCTCCGACGGCCTGATCTCGCCGCTCTCCCAGCCCAGGACGTGGGCCGGGAGCAACCGCACGCCGTGCGCGGCCATGCCCTCGGCCACCTGAGCGGGGGTCAGGCCCAGGCCGGCCCGGTGCGCCCGGGCCGCCCTCGGCGAGAAGGGCAGCGGCGTCGCGGAGGGCTGTCTGGGTCGCATGGGAGTCGACCGTACGGGCCGTGCCCGGGCCGCCCCAGTCGCCGAACGCACGAAGCCGGGCGACCGGGCCCCCCGGCGCGACTGGTGAATCCTCCAGGGGCGCTCGGCCCGGCGGGCTCCCCGCTCGGAGGTAGTGACGGTTCCCCGGCCGAGGGGAACTACGCGGGTAGCGCCACCCCGGCCGGGGCGGCGGTGGCGCGGCCGTCGGTCCGTCAGGCGGCCGCCCGGGCGGCCGGTCCCGGCGGCGGGGCCGGTGCCGGCGACGCGCCCGGCGTGTGACCAAACCCTCCGTGGCCTCGGTTGACGCCCGGTCGAACAGCGTGATGGGATCCTTCAGCCAAACGGAGGCAAATGGAGAGGAAGCCGGTGCGAATCCGGCGCGGTCCCGCCACTGTCACCGGGGAGCACGTTCCCGCAGGCCCGCAGCCGCCCCTCGGGGCCCGCGACCGGCCCAGGGGGCGTGCCGTACCGGAAGCCAGGAGACTCTCGCCCCCGGTACGTCGATCCAGGGCGCGGACCCTGAGTGAGGACACGCACGCCATGCAGGCTGCCCGGGCCGCCCGTCGGCCGTCGTCGGACCGGACGCCCCCCGGCCGAGAGCGCCACCACACCACCACGCCCCCGCCGTGCGCGGGCTGAACCGCGGCGCGGCCTTCGCCCTCGGCGCCGTCGCCGGCTACCTCGCCGACGCCGGCTTCGCCGACCCCCGCCGCGGCCACCCGGTGGCCGCCTTCGGCACCGCGGCGGGCCGGCTGGAGCGGCTGCTCTGGCGCGACCGGCGAGCGGCCGGCGCCGCCTACACGGCGCTCTGCGTCGGCGCGGTCGCGGCCGGCGCCGCGCTGGCCCAGGGCGCGGTTCGGCACTCCCCCGCCGGGCGCGCCGCACTCACCGCCGCCGCGACCTGGACGGTGCTCGGGGGCACCTCGCTCACCCGGGAGGCCCGCACCATCGGACGCTCCCTCGACGCGGGCGATCTCGCGGCCGCCCGCGACCGGCTGCCGCACCTGTGCGGACGCGACCCGAGTTCGCTCGACGAGCGGCAGATCGCCCGCGCCGTGGTGGAGTCGGTGGCCGAGAACACCGCCGACGCGGTGGTCAACGCGCTGGTCTGGGGCTCCCTCGCGGGCGTGCCCGGCCTGCTCGCCTTCCGCGCGGTCAACACGCTGGACGCGATGGTCGGTCACCGCTCCCCGCGCCACGCCCGCTTCGGCTGGGCCTCCGCGCGGCTGGACGACCTCGCGGGCTGGCCGGGCGCCCGGCTCACCGCCCTGCTGACGGTCTGCGCCGCGCCGCGGCCGGCCACCGCCTGGCAGATCTGGCGGCGGGACGGCTCCGCCCATCCGAGCCCCAACGCCGGCCAGGCCGAGGCCGCCTTCGCGGGCGCGCTGGGCGTCCGGCTGGGCGGCACGCTGCGATACGGCGAGCGCACCGAGCACCGGCCGGTGCTGGGCGAGGGGCTGCGACCGGTCGGGGTGGACGACATCGAGCGGGCCTGCCTGCTGTCCCGCCGGGTCGGCCTGCTCGCCCTCGGCGTCACGGTGGCCGGGCACGTCCTGCTGCGCGGCGCCCGCCGCACGGCCGGCGGTCAACGAGTCGGCGGTCAACGCGTCGGCGGTCAACGAGAGGGTGGCCTGAATTGAGTGGCGCACTGCTGGTCGCCGGGACGACCTCGGACGCGGGCAAGAGCGTGGTCACCGCCGGGATCTGCCGGTGGCTGGCCCGGCAGGGTGTGAGCGTGGCGCCGTTCAAGGCGCAGAACATGTCGCTCAACTCCTTCGTCACGGCCGACGGCGCCGAGATCGGCCGCGCGCAGGCGATGCAGGCCCAGGCGGCCGGGGTCGAGCCGGAGGCGGCGATGAACCCGGTGCTGCTCAAGCCGGGCGCGGACGGCCGCAGCCAGGTGGTGCTGCTCGGACGGGCGGTCGCCGAGGTCGGCGCGCTGGACTACCGCGAGCGCAAGCCCGTCCTGCTGGAACGGTCCCTGGAGTGCCTGGCCGATCTGCGCGGCCGCTACGACGTGGTGGTCTGCGAGGGCGCGGGCTCGCCGGCCGAGATCAACCTGCGCGACCGCGACATCGCCAACATGGGCCTGGCCACCGCCGCCGGCCTGCCGGTGGTCGTGGTCGGCGACATCGACCGGGGCGGGGTGTTCGCGGCGATGTACGGCACGCTCGCGCTGCTCTCCGCCGAGGACCAGCGGCATGTGGCCGGCTGGTTCGTCAACAAGTTCCGCGGCGACGCCCGGCTGCTGCGGCCCGGCCTGGAGATGCTGCACGGCCTGACCGGCCGTCCGGTGCTCGGCACCCTGCCGATGCTCAAGGGGCTGTGGCTGGACGCCGAGGACTCGCTCGACCTCTCGACCGTGGTGGACCGCGAGGACGCCCGCGGCCCGTACGGCGCGGACGTGCTGCGGGTGGCCGTGGTGCGCTTTCCCCGGCTGTCCAACTTCACCGACCTGGACGCGCTGGCCCAGGAGCCCGGGGTGCTGGTCCGCTGGGCCACCCGGCCCGAGGAGCTGGCCGACGCGGATCTGGTGATCCTGCCCGGCACCCGGGCGACGGTCGCGGACCTGGCCTGGCTGCGCGAGCGCGGCCTGGAGCCGGCGCTGCGGGCCCGGGCCGGCGCCGGCCTGCCGGTGCTCGGCGTCTGCGGCGGCTACCAGATGCTGGCCGGCGAGATCGTGGACGAGGTCGAGTCGGGGGCCGGCGCCGTCCAGGGCCTCGGGCTGCTGCCCGCCCGGGTGCGCTTCGGAGCCGAGAAGGTGCTCGCCCGCCCCGTCGGCGAGGCGTACGGGCAGCCGGTCGCGGGGTACGAGATCCACCACGGCGTGGTCGCCGTCGAGGGCGGCGAGCCGTTCGTCTCGGACGGCCGCGGCGGGGCCCTGGACGGCTGCCGGCACGGCGCGGTCTGGGGCACCACCTGGCACGGCGTGCTGGAGAACGACGGCTTCCGCCGCGAACTCCTGCGGGAGGTCGCGAAGCTGGCCGGCCGTGCGTTCGTGCCGGCGCCGGACACCTCGTTCGCCCTGGCGCGCGAGCAGCGCCTGGACCGGCTCGGCGACCTGATCGCGGAGCATGCCGACACCGACGCGCTGTGGCGGCTGATCGAGGGCGGCGTCCCGGCCGACGGGCTGCCGTTCGTGCCGCCGGGTGCGCCGTGAAGAGCTTGACGGGTACGGATGTTGAAGGACCGGCCGAGGAGAGGGACACCGATGAGTGACGTCCGATACCCGTTCACCGCGATCGTCGGCATGGCCGACCTGCGGCTCGGACTGCTGCTCAACGCGGTCTCCCCCGCGGTCGGCGGGGTGCTGGTGCGCGGCGAGAAGGGCACCGCCAAGTCGACCATGG
The sequence above is drawn from the Kitasatospora sp. NBC_00315 genome and encodes:
- a CDS encoding alpha/beta hydrolase family protein: MRWGTAAVVAAAAAGTGIAVLALGRRVSERAVHPRAAAAKGAKGAAQVRVLGLAAGRVVLTPTPQTTRPGRYALEWGGGGHAVVGEVLQSDRQGVTRRLERADNGTLDIGTAVRLTPRVYLGDPERALGLPFIETASEGESGPLPAWYVDGRRGTWVLLVHGPGADRQQTLCAVPLLHRLALPVLSVTYRGDEDAPASPDGLGHFGDTEWRDVEAAIRLALDSGAGRVVLYGWSLGATMALQTAARSAWASAVSGLILDSPVLDLPATIRREATGAGVSAPLAGLGALAAEGRSKVDLADFARLAQGTDLQVPTLLLHGTEDAVAPWAAAERLGNRRADLVTLRPVPGAEHAALWNANPAGYEESLRRFLTPLL
- a CDS encoding transcriptional regulator, which gives rise to MRPRQPSATPLPFSPRAARAHRAGLGLTPAQVAEGMAAHGVRLLPAHVLGWESGEIRPSEDEFIALARALWCPPVQLMGTRPACLRDFRLARELSREEAARRIGVAPRAYQAVEDGGQWGGDEDRTYALAQVLGLTLRDVVAVLGRGEELDRRLRRGVDGRWQAQVKAIGRMVPVPAQTLGAVLAQLQEEYRVTGHWGAGSWSSSARSGPEPAPQSRPLDERFWELMALRPTDIPV
- a CDS encoding cobalamin biosynthesis protein; the encoded protein is MNRGAAFALGAVAGYLADAGFADPRRGHPVAAFGTAAGRLERLLWRDRRAAGAAYTALCVGAVAAGAALAQGAVRHSPAGRAALTAAATWTVLGGTSLTREARTIGRSLDAGDLAAARDRLPHLCGRDPSSLDERQIARAVVESVAENTADAVVNALVWGSLAGVPGLLAFRAVNTLDAMVGHRSPRHARFGWASARLDDLAGWPGARLTALLTVCAAPRPATAWQIWRRDGSAHPSPNAGQAEAAFAGALGVRLGGTLRYGERTEHRPVLGEGLRPVGVDDIERACLLSRRVGLLALGVTVAGHVLLRGARRTAGGQRVGGQRVGGQREGGLN
- a CDS encoding cobyric acid synthase, with product MSGALLVAGTTSDAGKSVVTAGICRWLARQGVSVAPFKAQNMSLNSFVTADGAEIGRAQAMQAQAAGVEPEAAMNPVLLKPGADGRSQVVLLGRAVAEVGALDYRERKPVLLERSLECLADLRGRYDVVVCEGAGSPAEINLRDRDIANMGLATAAGLPVVVVGDIDRGGVFAAMYGTLALLSAEDQRHVAGWFVNKFRGDARLLRPGLEMLHGLTGRPVLGTLPMLKGLWLDAEDSLDLSTVVDREDARGPYGADVLRVAVVRFPRLSNFTDLDALAQEPGVLVRWATRPEELADADLVILPGTRATVADLAWLRERGLEPALRARAGAGLPVLGVCGGYQMLAGEIVDEVESGAGAVQGLGLLPARVRFGAEKVLARPVGEAYGQPVAGYEIHHGVVAVEGGEPFVSDGRGGALDGCRHGAVWGTTWHGVLENDGFRRELLREVAKLAGRAFVPAPDTSFALAREQRLDRLGDLIAEHADTDALWRLIEGGVPADGLPFVPPGAP